The following coding sequences are from one Vulpes vulpes isolate BD-2025 chromosome 12, VulVul3, whole genome shotgun sequence window:
- the ACRV1 gene encoding sperm acrosomal protein FSA-ACR.1, with protein sequence MKFLLLMSLYLIGYARGASGQSDEPPGSMDHQASVQRLSGEYFSLGNPSDGEALYETAAGERATGEHTSSEHATSEHTSGEQPSGEQPSGEKSSGEQPSGEKSSGEQPSGEKSLGEQPSGEQSSGEKSSAEQTSGEQAVAEKPSGEHAVAEKPSGEQAVAERPSGEQAVAEKPLGEQAVAERPSGEQASIEKASSEQASAEQASAEQASSEQASGEKPLGEQPSGIPPSSTFSGPILNCHTCSYMNDQGKCLRGEGVCSTQNSQQCMLKKIFEGGKLQFMVQGCENMCPSMNLFSHGTRMQIICCRNQSFCNKI encoded by the exons GAGCATCAGGTCAGTCTGATGAGCCTCCTGGCTCTATGGATCATCAAGCTTCAGTTCAGCGACTTTCAGGTGAGTACTTTTCACTTGGAAACCCGTCAGATGGTGAGGCTTTATATGAGACTGCTGCAG GTGAACGTGCTACGGGTGAACACACTTCTAGTGAACATGCTACAAGTGAGCACACTTCTGGTGAACAGCCTTCTGGTGAACAGCCTTCCGGTGAAAAGTCTTCAGGTGAACAGCCTTCCGGTGAAAAGTCTTCAGGTGAACAGCCTTCCGGTGAAAAGTCTTTAGGTGAACAGCCTTCCGGTGAACAGTCTTCTGGTGAAAAATCTTCAGCTGAACAAACTTCAGGTGAACAGGCTGTAGCTGAAAAGCCTTCAGGTGAACACGCTGTAGCTGAAAAGCCTTCAGGTGAACAGGCTGTAGCTGAAAGGCCATCAGGTGAACAGGCTGTAGCTGAAAAGCCTTTAGGTGAACAGGCTGTAGCTGAAAGGCCATCAGGTGAACAAGCTTCCATTGAGAAGGCTTCCAGTGAACAGGCTTCAGCTGAACAAGCTTCAGCTGAACAGGCTTCAAGTGAACAGGCTTCAGGTGAAAAGCCACTGGGTGAACAGCCTTCAGGCATTCCACCTTCAAGCACATTTTCAG GCCCAATATTAAATTGTCACACATGCTCATATATGAATGATCAAGGAAAATGTCTTCGTGGAGAGGGAGTCTGCTCCACTCAGAATTCCCAGCAGTGCATGTTAAAGAAGATCTTTGAAG gTGGAAAACTCCAATTCATGGTTCAGGGATGTGAAAACATGTGCCCATCTATGAATCTCTTCTCCCATGGAACCAGGATGCAAATTATATGTTGTCGGAACCAATCTTTCTGCAACAAGATTTAG